The following proteins come from a genomic window of Achromobacter deleyi:
- a CDS encoding sensor histidine kinase, with translation MFLKPARYLKQRPGAGVALLVALMAVIFLADTFTRLEIAVAVFYVAVILAALSFLPRRGVTIVAVACAALTLLSLYLTPNGGVLRELGLINALISIAAIGVTTYLALKRAAAEDAAFEARTQLARMARIHSLGELTASIAHEINQPLAAIATSGSACQRWLEHDPPNIERALRALQRMTGDVHRASEVVARIRRDARNAAPQRERLDLAEVIGEVLELAGGELASNEVVVSTRIQERVPAVLGDRVQLGQVLVNLVLNAIEAMQQTPAGARQLTLRLSCQEPGQVQCSLTDTGPGLTPQARERLFDTFWSTKPEGTGLGLTISRGIIESHGGRLWAEPAAREGAVFCFMLPAAAEDESS, from the coding sequence ATGTTCCTAAAGCCGGCCAGGTATCTGAAGCAGCGTCCCGGCGCGGGCGTCGCGCTGCTGGTGGCGCTGATGGCCGTGATATTCCTGGCGGATACCTTCACCCGCCTGGAAATCGCCGTGGCGGTGTTCTACGTGGCCGTGATCCTGGCGGCGTTGAGCTTCCTGCCGCGACGCGGCGTCACTATCGTCGCGGTGGCGTGCGCGGCATTGACGCTGCTCAGCCTGTACCTCACGCCCAACGGCGGCGTGCTGCGCGAGCTGGGGCTGATCAATGCGCTCATCAGCATCGCCGCCATCGGCGTGACCACCTACCTGGCGCTCAAGCGGGCGGCGGCCGAGGACGCGGCGTTCGAGGCGCGCACGCAGCTGGCGCGCATGGCGCGCATCCACAGCCTGGGCGAGCTGACCGCCTCGATCGCCCACGAGATCAACCAGCCGCTGGCGGCCATCGCCACCAGCGGCAGCGCCTGCCAGCGCTGGCTGGAGCACGATCCGCCCAACATCGAACGGGCCTTGCGCGCCCTGCAGCGCATGACCGGCGACGTGCACCGCGCCAGCGAGGTGGTGGCGCGCATCCGCCGCGATGCGCGCAATGCCGCGCCGCAACGCGAGCGGCTGGACCTGGCCGAGGTCATCGGCGAGGTGCTGGAACTGGCCGGCGGCGAGCTGGCGAGCAACGAAGTGGTGGTGTCGACCCGCATCCAGGAGCGCGTGCCGGCGGTGCTGGGCGACCGCGTGCAGCTGGGGCAGGTGCTCGTCAACCTGGTGCTCAACGCCATCGAGGCGATGCAGCAGACGCCGGCCGGCGCGCGCCAGCTGACGCTGCGCCTGTCGTGCCAGGAGCCGGGGCAGGTGCAGTGTTCGTTGACCGACACCGGTCCGGGCCTGACGCCGCAGGCGCGCGAACGCCTGTTCGATACTTTCTGGAGCACCAAGCCGGAGGGCACCGGCCTGGGCCTGACCATCAGCCGCGGCATCATCGAGAGCCACGGCGGCAGGTTGTGGGCCGAGCCCGCCGCGCGCGAGGGCGCGGTGTTCTGTTTCATGCTGCCGGCGGCGGCCGAGGATGAGTCTTCATGA
- a CDS encoding SDR family oxidoreductase, which translates to MQQLTGKVAIITGASSGIGYEAARLFAREGARLVVVARRQAELEHLVAAIEADGGQAVPLAGDVRDEAVAEAAVTLAERRFGGLDIAFNNAGMTGDALPLHQIPPDAWRQILDTNLSSAFLGARHQIPAMLRRGGGSLVFTSTFVGHTAGFPGMGAYAASKAGLIGLTQAIAAEYGAQGIRANALLPGGTDTPMGRASMDSPEARRYVESLHALKRLASPAEIARSALYLASDASSFTTGTALLVDGGVSINRG; encoded by the coding sequence ATGCAGCAACTGACCGGCAAAGTCGCGATCATCACCGGCGCCAGCTCGGGCATCGGCTACGAGGCGGCAAGACTGTTCGCCCGCGAAGGCGCCCGCCTCGTGGTGGTGGCGCGGCGCCAGGCCGAACTGGAACACCTGGTCGCGGCCATCGAGGCCGATGGCGGCCAGGCCGTGCCACTGGCCGGCGACGTGCGCGACGAGGCCGTGGCCGAGGCCGCCGTCACCCTCGCCGAACGCCGCTTCGGTGGACTGGACATCGCCTTCAACAACGCCGGCATGACCGGCGACGCCCTGCCCCTGCACCAGATTCCACCCGACGCGTGGCGCCAGATCCTGGACACCAACCTGAGCAGCGCCTTCCTCGGCGCGCGCCACCAGATCCCGGCGATGCTGCGGCGCGGCGGCGGTTCGCTGGTCTTCACGTCCACCTTCGTCGGCCACACGGCGGGCTTTCCCGGCATGGGCGCCTATGCCGCCAGCAAGGCCGGCCTGATCGGCCTGACCCAGGCGATCGCCGCCGAATATGGCGCCCAGGGCATCCGCGCCAACGCCCTGCTGCCGGGCGGCACCGACACGCCGATGGGCCGCGCCTCGATGGACTCGCCCGAGGCGCGCCGCTACGTCGAGAGCCTGCATGCGCTCAAGCGCCTGGCCAGCCCCGCCGAGATCGCGCGCTCGGCCCTGTACCTGGCGTCGGACGCGTCCAGCTTCACCACCGGCACGGCATTGCTGGTGGATGGCGGGGTGTCGATCAATCGGGGGTAA
- a CDS encoding CitMHS family transporter, producing MLLTLLGFGMVITFMTLIMTKRLSPLVALILVPIIFALLGGFGAGIDKMMLDGIRKIAPTGVMLMFAILYFGVMIDAGLFDPIVGRILRAVKGDPLKIVVGTTVLALVISLDGDGSTTYMIVVASMLPLYRRLKMNALSMTCLAMLASGVMNLTPWGGPTARAASALHVDAGDIFVPLVPVMGVAIVAILMLAFFLGLRERRRLGVLSLPDGASLHAGYDEDGPKNLPEIEVDHDLRRPRLLWVNAGLTLALMVSLVMGVLPLPVLFMIAFAIALIINYPNLAEQRRRVAQHAGNVLSVVSLIFAAGIFTGILSGTGMVEAMSRSLLAVIPDALGPYLAGITALVSLPFTFFMSNDAFYFGVLPILSEAAQGYGISPVEMARASLIGQPVHLLSPLVPSTYLLVGLAGVEFGDHQRYSLKWATMVCLVMLAAALAFGLFPLVGSVA from the coding sequence ATGCTTTTGACCCTGCTTGGCTTCGGCATGGTGATCACGTTCATGACGCTGATCATGACCAAGCGCCTGTCGCCCCTGGTGGCGCTGATCCTCGTCCCCATCATCTTCGCCCTGCTCGGCGGCTTCGGCGCCGGCATCGACAAGATGATGCTCGACGGCATCCGCAAGATCGCGCCCACCGGCGTCATGCTGATGTTCGCCATCCTCTATTTCGGCGTCATGATCGACGCCGGCCTGTTCGACCCCATCGTCGGCCGCATCCTGCGCGCCGTGAAGGGCGACCCGCTCAAGATCGTGGTCGGCACCACCGTGCTGGCACTGGTGATCTCGCTGGACGGCGATGGCTCCACCACCTACATGATCGTGGTCGCGTCGATGCTGCCGCTGTACCGCCGCCTGAAGATGAACGCGCTGTCCATGACCTGTCTGGCAATGCTGGCCAGCGGCGTCATGAACCTGACGCCGTGGGGCGGGCCGACCGCGCGCGCCGCCAGCGCCCTGCACGTGGACGCCGGCGACATCTTCGTGCCGCTGGTTCCCGTGATGGGCGTGGCCATCGTCGCGATCCTGATGCTGGCCTTCTTCCTGGGCCTGCGCGAACGCCGCCGCCTGGGCGTGCTGTCGCTGCCCGACGGCGCCTCGCTGCACGCCGGCTATGACGAGGACGGCCCCAAGAACCTGCCCGAGATCGAGGTCGACCACGACCTGCGCCGCCCCAGGCTGCTGTGGGTCAACGCCGGCCTGACGCTGGCGCTGATGGTGAGCCTGGTGATGGGCGTGCTGCCGCTGCCGGTGCTGTTCATGATCGCCTTCGCGATCGCGCTGATCATCAACTACCCGAACCTGGCCGAGCAGCGCCGCCGCGTGGCGCAACACGCCGGCAACGTGCTGTCGGTGGTGTCGCTGATCTTCGCGGCGGGCATCTTCACCGGCATCCTGTCGGGCACCGGCATGGTGGAAGCCATGTCGCGCAGCCTGCTGGCAGTGATCCCCGACGCGCTCGGGCCGTACCTGGCCGGCATCACCGCGCTGGTCAGCCTGCCGTTCACCTTCTTCATGTCGAACGACGCCTTCTACTTCGGCGTGCTGCCGATCCTGAGCGAGGCCGCGCAGGGCTACGGCATCTCGCCGGTGGAAATGGCGCGCGCCTCGCTGATCGGCCAGCCGGTGCACCTGCTCAGTCCGCTGGTGCCGTCGACCTACCTGCTGGTGGGCCTGGCGGGCGTCGAGTTCGGCGACCACCAGCGCTATTCGCTCAAGTGGGCCACGATGGTGTGCCTGGTGATGCTGGCGGCCGCGCTGGCGTTCGGCCTGTTCCCCCTGGTCGGTTCCGTCGCCTGA
- a CDS encoding sensor histidine kinase: MAPRRISVRRRLLAMLLALFVAGLGALYLLVRGYAQQTADTTYDQLLRASVLSMADSLQLVQGEWQMDMPYAALALLEQAPRDRVFYRVAAADGALISGYADLAAPPGHGADAGAAPQLFTTDYQGQPVRVAWMERKIAGPRATETARIQVAQTREARNALAESILWQGTLTLIGFTAAALALAYWGLQRSLSPIQRIERELAARSAADLHPIAAPVPEELDTLVHSLDGFMARLSENLDTLRLFIAEAAHQLRTPLAALHAQMEVALDEEDPAEQRRSLLAVLRNAEKLSRLVNQLLSDASVIHRSNVRKFGPVDLAELLSQAVYDTVPQADPQPDVRLRLPDAEDGAPPRIAGDSLMLREAFKNLIDNALRHGASADGHIDVRLERQDAGWRITVADQGPGIPPALAQSAFERFSRGPNPRTPGAGLGLSIIKRVVDIHQGRLSLRNRPGGGLEASVLLPANAHDA, encoded by the coding sequence GTGGCGCCCCGCCGCATTTCCGTGCGCCGGCGCCTGCTGGCGATGCTGCTGGCGCTGTTCGTGGCGGGGCTGGGCGCGCTGTACCTGCTGGTGCGCGGCTATGCGCAGCAGACCGCCGACACCACCTATGATCAACTGCTGCGCGCCTCGGTGCTGTCGATGGCCGACAGCCTGCAGCTGGTGCAGGGCGAATGGCAGATGGACATGCCCTACGCCGCCCTGGCGCTGCTGGAACAGGCGCCGCGCGACCGCGTGTTCTACCGCGTGGCGGCCGCCGACGGCGCGCTGATCTCCGGCTACGCCGACCTGGCCGCCCCGCCCGGCCACGGCGCCGACGCCGGCGCCGCGCCGCAACTGTTCACCACCGACTACCAGGGCCAGCCCGTGCGCGTGGCCTGGATGGAACGCAAGATCGCCGGCCCGCGCGCCACCGAGACCGCGCGGATCCAGGTGGCGCAGACGCGCGAGGCGCGCAACGCGCTGGCCGAGAGCATCCTGTGGCAGGGCACGCTGACGCTGATCGGCTTCACCGCCGCGGCGCTGGCGCTGGCCTACTGGGGCCTGCAGCGCTCGCTCTCGCCGATCCAGCGCATCGAGCGCGAACTGGCCGCGCGCAGCGCCGCCGACCTGCATCCGATCGCCGCGCCCGTGCCCGAGGAACTGGACACGCTGGTGCATTCGCTCGACGGCTTCATGGCGCGGCTGTCCGAGAACCTCGATACCCTGCGCCTGTTCATCGCCGAGGCCGCGCACCAGCTGCGCACGCCGCTGGCCGCGCTGCACGCGCAGATGGAAGTGGCGCTGGACGAGGAAGACCCGGCCGAACAGCGCCGCAGCCTGCTGGCGGTGCTGCGCAATGCCGAGAAGCTGTCGCGGCTGGTGAACCAGCTGCTCAGCGACGCCAGCGTCATCCACCGCAGCAACGTGCGCAAGTTCGGCCCGGTGGACCTGGCCGAACTGCTGTCGCAGGCCGTCTACGACACCGTGCCGCAGGCCGACCCGCAGCCCGACGTGCGGCTGCGCCTGCCCGACGCGGAAGATGGCGCGCCGCCCCGCATCGCGGGCGACAGCCTGATGCTGCGCGAGGCCTTCAAGAACCTGATCGACAACGCCCTGCGCCATGGCGCCTCGGCCGATGGCCACATCGACGTCCGGCTCGAGCGCCAGGACGCCGGCTGGCGCATCACCGTGGCCGACCAGGGGCCGGGCATCCCGCCCGCGCTGGCGCAAAGCGCCTTCGAGCGCTTCTCGCGCGGCCCCAATCCGCGCACGCCCGGCGCCGGTCTTGGGCTGTCCATCATCAAGCGCGTGGTCGACATCCACCAGGGCCGCCTCAGTCTCCGCAACCGCCCCGGCGGCGGCCTCGAAGCCTCCGTCCTCCTGCCCGCCAACGCCCATGACGCCTAG
- a CDS encoding ABC transporter substrate-binding protein, with protein sequence MTPRLALLSRLAAAGAALLLASADLAAETSADGLSLGPADSRNVLVLHASNSVQVFRGVLEDFSQLNPGVRLEYTELSTQALYAEVAARAAQAPGEKAGPDLVISSAMDLQTKLVNDGHAQPHVSPDTRALPAWANWRDEVFSIGTDPIVMVYDTRKLDAARAPRTRRELLALLQAPDQPLAGRISTYDVEGSGIGYLAATQDARLDSLAGALLAAFGRNGVSVHESTEHALDKLQRGDTTLAYNLLESYTRHRIDQGAPLAIIYPQDYTLMLSRSAIIPRQAPRADLGARFLDYLLSPRGQDMLARQSGMRPVGASVVPAAGVRPVALGVGLLVYLDPLKKRHFLDLWRAAAQPPGKAD encoded by the coding sequence ATGACGCCTAGACTTGCGCTGCTCTCACGCCTGGCCGCGGCCGGCGCCGCCCTGCTGCTCGCCAGCGCCGACCTCGCCGCCGAGACCAGCGCCGACGGCCTGTCGCTGGGTCCGGCGGACAGCAGGAACGTGCTGGTGCTGCACGCGTCCAACAGCGTGCAGGTGTTTCGCGGCGTGCTCGAAGACTTCAGCCAGCTCAATCCCGGCGTGCGCCTCGAATACACCGAGCTGTCGACCCAGGCGCTATATGCCGAAGTGGCGGCCCGCGCCGCGCAGGCGCCGGGCGAGAAGGCCGGGCCCGACCTGGTCATCAGTAGCGCCATGGACCTGCAGACCAAGCTGGTCAACGACGGCCACGCGCAACCGCATGTGTCGCCGGACACCCGCGCCCTGCCCGCCTGGGCCAATTGGCGCGACGAGGTCTTCAGCATCGGCACCGACCCCATCGTGATGGTCTACGACACCCGCAAGCTCGACGCCGCGCGCGCGCCGCGCACCCGCCGCGAGCTGCTGGCGTTGCTGCAGGCGCCCGACCAGCCGCTGGCCGGCCGGATCTCGACCTACGACGTCGAAGGCAGCGGCATCGGCTACCTGGCCGCCACCCAGGACGCGCGCCTGGACAGCCTGGCCGGCGCGCTGCTGGCCGCCTTCGGCCGCAACGGCGTCAGCGTGCACGAATCGACCGAGCACGCGCTCGACAAGCTGCAGCGCGGCGACACCACGCTGGCCTACAACCTGCTGGAATCCTATACCCGCCACCGCATCGACCAGGGCGCGCCGCTGGCCATTATCTACCCGCAGGACTACACCCTGATGCTGTCGCGCTCGGCCATCATTCCACGGCAGGCGCCGCGCGCCGACCTGGGCGCGCGCTTTCTCGACTACCTGCTGTCGCCGCGCGGCCAGGACATGCTCGCGCGCCAATCCGGCATGCGGCCGGTCGGCGCCTCGGTGGTGCCGGCGGCGGGGGTGCGGCCGGTGGCGCTGGGCGTGGGCTTGCTGGTGTACCTGGATCCGCTGAAGAAGCGCCACTTCCTCGACCTGTGGCGCGCGGCGGCGCAACCGCCCGGCAAGGCGGACTGA
- a CDS encoding response regulator transcription factor translates to MRILVIEDDEDLADALVRRLRRLGHAVDCQRDGLNADGVLQYETFDLVILDIGLPRMSGFEILHRLRDRGSKTPVLALTARIDIEDRVHALDTGADDYLAKPFDFRELEARCRALLRRPSVQAAGVLRFGELVIDSAARQVSLAGQRIDLPKREYSLLEILLAGMNRAVSKAEIANKLFAFDDDAAPNAIEVYIARLRKKLEGSPLRIETQRGTGYLLSVVDDAGADPAPRD, encoded by the coding sequence ATGCGGATTCTGGTGATTGAAGATGATGAGGACCTGGCCGACGCGCTCGTACGGCGACTGCGTCGTCTTGGGCATGCCGTCGATTGCCAGAGGGATGGGTTGAACGCGGACGGGGTGTTGCAGTACGAGACCTTTGACCTGGTGATATTGGATATCGGGCTGCCACGCATGTCGGGGTTCGAGATCCTGCATCGGTTGCGGGATCGGGGCAGCAAGACGCCGGTGCTGGCGTTGACGGCGCGGATCGATATCGAGGATCGGGTGCATGCGCTGGATACGGGGGCCGATGATTACCTGGCCAAGCCGTTCGACTTTCGCGAGCTGGAGGCGCGTTGCCGGGCGTTGTTGCGCAGGCCCAGCGTGCAGGCGGCGGGGGTGTTGCGGTTTGGCGAGCTGGTGATCGACAGCGCGGCGCGGCAGGTCAGCCTGGCGGGGCAGCGCATCGACCTGCCCAAGCGCGAGTACAGCCTGCTCGAGATCCTGCTGGCCGGCATGAACCGCGCGGTCAGCAAGGCCGAGATCGCCAACAAGCTGTTCGCGTTCGACGACGACGCCGCGCCCAACGCCATCGAGGTCTACATCGCGCGGTTGCGCAAGAAACTGGAAGGCTCGCCGCTGCGCATCGAGACGCAGCGCGGCACGGGTTATCTGCTGAGCGTCGTCGATGACGCCGGCGCCGACCCGGCGCCGCGGGACTGA
- the phbB gene encoding acetoacetyl-CoA reductase, with protein MALRIAYVTSGMGHTGTAICQALHHAGHRVIAGCGPRSSRKDHWLKEQKSLGYDFSASEGDATDWASTEAAFAKVRREVGEIDVLVNNAGAMLDMRFRQMSHADWSAVLRSNLDTLFNSTKQVVEGMAERGWGRIINIGSVAAEKGQIGQINYATAKGAVIGFTRSLAQEVAARGVTVNLVSPGFIADDTVKAFPPALLDRIIESVPVGRLGTAKDLAGLCAWLASDEAAFVTGANYAINGGVYMS; from the coding sequence ATGGCTTTGCGCATTGCTTACGTCACCAGCGGGATGGGCCACACGGGCACCGCGATCTGCCAGGCGCTGCACCACGCGGGCCACCGCGTCATCGCCGGCTGCGGGCCGCGCTCGTCGCGCAAGGACCACTGGCTGAAGGAACAGAAGTCGCTGGGCTACGACTTCAGCGCCTCGGAAGGCGACGCCACCGACTGGGCCTCGACCGAGGCCGCCTTCGCCAAGGTGCGGCGCGAGGTCGGCGAGATCGACGTGCTGGTCAACAACGCCGGCGCCATGCTCGACATGCGCTTTCGCCAGATGAGCCACGCCGACTGGTCGGCGGTGCTGCGCAGCAACCTGGACACGCTGTTCAACAGCACCAAGCAGGTGGTCGAGGGCATGGCCGAGCGCGGCTGGGGCCGCATCATCAACATCGGCTCGGTCGCCGCCGAGAAAGGCCAGATCGGCCAGATCAACTACGCCACCGCCAAGGGCGCGGTCATCGGCTTCACGCGCTCGCTGGCGCAGGAAGTGGCCGCGCGCGGCGTCACCGTCAACCTGGTGTCGCCGGGCTTCATCGCCGACGACACTGTCAAGGCGTTCCCGCCGGCGCTGCTGGACCGCATCATCGAAAGCGTGCCGGTGGGCCGCCTGGGCACCGCCAAGGACCTGGCCGGGCTGTGCGCCTGGCTGGCTTCTGACGAGGCGGCGTTCGTGACCGGCGCGAACTATGCGATCAATGGCGGCGTGTATATGAGTTGA
- a CDS encoding response regulator transcription factor, translated as MIASTRPEPATIHIVDDDASLRESLEDLMHSVGLPVRGYGSAQEFLDADPGAGPACLVLDVRLPGQSGMDLLRRLQQARRRMPVVMITGHGDIPMSVAAMKLGAVDFLTKPFRDQDLLDTIHAAVEKDRAQLVNASGSDEVQARWDTLTDGEKAVMERVVRGMLNKQIAAELNVSEITVKVRRGRVMRKMQVRTLADLVRAGGQLGG; from the coding sequence ATGATCGCAAGCACGCGGCCCGAGCCGGCCACCATCCACATCGTCGATGACGACGCCTCGCTGCGCGAGTCGCTGGAAGACCTGATGCATTCGGTCGGCCTGCCGGTGCGCGGCTACGGCTCGGCGCAGGAATTCCTGGACGCCGACCCGGGCGCCGGCCCCGCCTGCCTGGTGCTGGATGTGCGCCTGCCGGGGCAGAGCGGCATGGACCTGCTGCGCCGCCTGCAGCAGGCGCGGCGGCGCATGCCGGTGGTGATGATCACCGGCCACGGCGACATCCCCATGTCGGTCGCGGCGATGAAGCTGGGCGCGGTGGATTTCCTGACCAAGCCGTTTCGCGACCAGGACCTGCTGGACACGATCCATGCCGCGGTGGAAAAGGATCGAGCGCAACTGGTCAACGCGTCGGGCTCGGACGAGGTCCAGGCCCGCTGGGACACCTTGACCGACGGCGAGAAGGCGGTGATGGAGCGGGTGGTGCGCGGCATGCTGAACAAGCAGATCGCGGCCGAGCTCAATGTCAGCGAGATCACGGTCAAGGTGCGGCGCGGGCGCGTCATGCGCAAGATGCAGGTGCGCACGCTGGCGGACCTGGTGCGCGCGGGCGGGCAGTTGGGCGGCTAG
- the mgtA gene encoding magnesium-translocating P-type ATPase, with protein sequence MKQVQEASLPAPRGPRSEKTAAAGAAPGKNRAMPVARHAGLSVHESLQTLQTQRAGLSDAEVAARRAVDGFNEVAHDKPAPAWLQLLRAFRNPFILVLLGLAAVSYFTDIQFAAPADRDWTGITIMLTMVTISGLLRFIQEYRSGRAAEKLKSMVRSTATVVRRDSHSSEPVRRELPMNELVPGDIVELQAGDMIPADIRLLQSRDLFISQAILTGEALPVEKYDTLGSVSAKRAEALAGENADLLDLANICFMGTNVVSGTATAVVVGIGPNTYFGSLAKNVVSTKRVETSFDRGVNSVSWLLIKFMLVMVPIVFVINGVTKGDWVTALTFALAVAVGLTPEMLPMIVSANLAKGAVAMARRKVVVKRLNSVQNFGAMDVLCTDKTGTLTQDRIILEHHFNVDGDIDDQVLRLGWLNSANQSGQRNLMDRAILARARELRGWDRSAHHEKVDEIPFDFVRRRLSVVVRSVDGGLGMITKGAVEEMLAVSSGVMIDGQERPLDAAMRKRLLRSAEAYNRDGFRVLVVASRRLEDTGRTQFQASDESGLVVRGFLTFLDPPKDSARAAIRALNDYGVAVKVLTGDNPIVAAKVCREVGLDLGDDDARVLLGADIEQMDDVTLCRRAETAVLFAKLTPLQKSRVVKALQANGHTVGFLGDGINDAPALRDADVGISVDSGADIAKETADIVLLEKDLMVLEQGVIKGRETFGNILKYLNMTASSNFGNVFSVLVASAWLPWEPMLSLQLLIQNLVYDISQLTLPWDRMDDEFLKKPRKWEAGNIQRFMLWLGPTSSVFDITTYFLMWTVFGAGAAYALHGGDGGQTIMNSGWFIEGLVSQTFVVHMLRTRKIPFLQSTASLPVLLSTTAAIALACWLPFSPIAESIGFVALPPIYFGWLALTILAYIALTQQVKTLYIRRYGRWY encoded by the coding sequence ATGAAGCAAGTCCAAGAAGCCTCGTTGCCGGCCCCGCGCGGGCCACGCAGCGAGAAGACCGCCGCGGCCGGCGCCGCGCCGGGCAAGAACCGCGCGATGCCGGTGGCGCGCCATGCCGGCCTGTCGGTGCACGAAAGCCTGCAGACGCTGCAGACGCAGCGCGCCGGCCTGAGCGACGCCGAGGTCGCCGCGCGCCGCGCCGTCGACGGTTTTAACGAGGTCGCGCACGACAAGCCCGCGCCGGCCTGGCTGCAGTTGCTGCGCGCCTTCCGCAATCCCTTCATCCTGGTGCTGCTGGGCCTGGCCGCGGTGTCGTACTTCACCGACATCCAGTTCGCCGCGCCCGCCGACCGCGACTGGACCGGCATCACCATCATGCTGACGATGGTGACGATCAGCGGCCTGCTGCGCTTCATCCAGGAATACCGCTCGGGCCGCGCCGCCGAGAAACTCAAGTCGATGGTGCGCAGCACCGCCACGGTGGTCCGCCGCGACAGCCACTCCAGCGAGCCGGTGCGGCGCGAACTGCCGATGAACGAACTGGTGCCGGGCGACATCGTCGAACTGCAGGCCGGCGACATGATCCCGGCCGACATCCGCCTGCTGCAATCGCGCGACCTGTTCATCAGCCAGGCCATCCTGACGGGCGAAGCGCTGCCGGTCGAGAAGTACGACACGCTCGGCAGCGTCAGCGCCAAGCGCGCCGAGGCGCTGGCGGGCGAGAATGCCGACCTGCTGGACCTGGCCAATATCTGCTTCATGGGCACCAACGTGGTCAGCGGCACCGCCACCGCGGTGGTGGTGGGCATCGGGCCGAATACGTACTTTGGCTCGCTGGCCAAGAACGTGGTGTCGACCAAGCGGGTCGAGACCAGCTTCGACCGCGGCGTCAACAGCGTGTCGTGGCTGCTCATCAAGTTCATGCTGGTGATGGTGCCGATCGTGTTCGTCATCAACGGCGTCACCAAGGGCGACTGGGTCACCGCGCTGACCTTCGCGCTGGCGGTGGCGGTGGGGCTGACGCCGGAGATGCTGCCGATGATCGTCTCGGCCAACCTGGCCAAGGGCGCGGTGGCGATGGCGCGGCGCAAGGTGGTGGTCAAGCGGCTCAACTCGGTGCAGAACTTCGGCGCGATGGATGTGCTGTGCACCGACAAGACCGGCACGCTGACGCAGGACCGCATCATCCTGGAGCACCACTTCAACGTCGACGGCGACATCGACGACCAGGTGCTGCGCCTGGGTTGGCTGAACAGCGCCAACCAGAGCGGCCAGCGCAACCTGATGGACCGCGCCATCCTGGCCCGGGCGCGCGAGCTGCGCGGCTGGGACCGCAGCGCGCATCACGAGAAGGTCGACGAGATCCCGTTCGACTTCGTGCGCCGGCGTCTGTCGGTGGTGGTGCGCAGCGTCGACGGCGGCCTGGGGATGATCACCAAGGGCGCGGTCGAGGAAATGCTGGCGGTGAGCTCGGGCGTGATGATCGACGGGCAGGAGCGCCCGCTGGACGCCGCCATGCGCAAGCGCCTGCTGCGCAGCGCCGAGGCCTACAACCGCGACGGCTTCCGGGTGCTGGTAGTGGCGTCGCGTCGCCTCGAGGACACCGGCCGCACGCAGTTCCAGGCCAGCGATGAAAGCGGGCTGGTGGTGCGCGGCTTCCTGACGTTCCTGGATCCGCCCAAGGATTCGGCGCGGGCCGCGATCCGCGCGCTCAATGACTACGGCGTGGCGGTGAAGGTGCTGACCGGCGACAACCCCATCGTGGCGGCCAAGGTCTGCCGCGAGGTGGGCCTGGATTTGGGCGACGACGATGCGCGGGTGCTGCTGGGCGCCGACATCGAGCAGATGGACGACGTGACGCTGTGCCGCCGCGCCGAGACCGCGGTGCTGTTCGCCAAGTTGACGCCGCTGCAGAAGTCGCGGGTGGTCAAGGCGCTGCAGGCCAACGGCCACACCGTGGGCTTCCTGGGCGACGGCATCAACGATGCCCCCGCGCTGCGCGACGCCGACGTCGGCATCTCGGTGGACAGCGGCGCCGACATCGCCAAGGAAACCGCCGACATCGTGCTGCTGGAAAAGGACCTGATGGTGCTGGAGCAGGGCGTCATCAAGGGCCGCGAGACCTTCGGCAACATCCTCAAGTACCTGAACATGACCGCCAGCTCGAACTTCGGCAACGTGTTCTCGGTGCTGGTGGCGTCGGCCTGGCTGCCGTGGGAGCCGATGCTGTCGCTGCAATTGCTGATCCAGAACCTGGTGTACGACATCTCCCAGCTGACGCTGCCGTGGGACCGCATGGACGACGAGTTCCTGAAGAAGCCGCGCAAGTGGGAAGCGGGCAACATCCAGCGCTTCATGCTGTGGCTGGGGCCAACCTCGTCGGTGTTCGACATCACCACGTATTTCCTGATGTGGACGGTGTTCGGCGCGGGCGCGGCCTATGCCCTGCATGGCGGCGACGGCGGCCAGACCATCATGAATTCGGGCTGGTTCATCGAGGGGCTGGTGTCGCAGACGTTCGTGGTGCACATGCTGCGTACCCGCAAGATCCCGTTCCTGCAGAGCACGGCGTCGCTGCCGGTGCTGTTGTCGACCACCGCCGCGATCGCGCTGGCGTGCTGGCTGCCGTTCTCGCCGATCGCCGAGTCCATCGGGTTCGTGGCCTTGCCGCCCATCTACTTCGGCTGGCTGGCGCTGACCATCCTGGCCTATATCGCGCTGACGCAGCAGGTCAAGACCCTCTACATCCGCCGCTACGGCCGGTGGTACTGA